One segment of Cherax quadricarinatus isolate ZL_2023a chromosome 60, ASM3850222v1, whole genome shotgun sequence DNA contains the following:
- the mms4 gene encoding crossover junction endonuclease EME1: MFILQVTKAVAEAPFKHEKGKPSFSWYAEGSSTNTVKVDKSGVGLLKLWHQQLRQFNNVGVEVAQAIAGEYPSPQALIQSYRKCQTFRDASLLLADIPVRRGAGPLVSTRRVGPELSKKIHLFFTTTDPEVSLGQTL, from the exons ATGTTTATTCTCCAAGTTACCAAAGCTGTGGCTGAAGCACCTTTCAA ACATGAAAAGGGAAAACCATCATTTTCTTGGTATGCTGAAGGAAGCAGTACAAACACTGTGAAGGTAGACAAATCAGGAGTGGGCTTGCTAAAACTCTGGCATCAACAGCTTCGGCAGTTTAACAATGTTGGAGTGGAAGTTGCACAGGCAATTGCTGGCGAGTACCCCTCTCCTCAGGCCTTGATCCAG TCATACAGAAAATGCCAAACATTTCGAGATGCATCACTGCTGCTTGCGGATATTCCTGTTCGGCGGGGAGCTGGTCCTCTTGTTTCCACAAGAAGAGTTGGTCCAGAGCTCTCAAAGAAGATCCATTTATTTTTCACAACGACAGATCCAGAAGTCAGTTTAGGGCAGACATTATGA